Proteins from a single region of Mucilaginibacter daejeonensis:
- a CDS encoding DUF4271 domain-containing protein, whose protein sequence is MMVQVHRFLFRAIIKVLLLLPLLGAGRSAFAQTDTADAVTTADTVPVRRYYQPPSAAATLLDSVANALANRQYLIGDSLSKIYINKPDPERHNQFVDTMFKYNLYKEYGFYKQPGRFKSMLREGSVRRTRDQWVMVIIVSLLVYMGLLNRALSHDIKNVVQSFYNTRILSQVSKEENLLNSWTFIGLFVLFGFTFGLFLYQVTNYYEMFYSISGVQLFGFFSLLVFGLFAVKLLILRFLGFVFKVDRLVREYISVLYLTYFNITFVFIPVSLCFSLLAARYIPFILMLALITVVVIFVWQYLRSSVNIISNFKFHKFYLFTYLCALEICPILILVKALNN, encoded by the coding sequence ATGATGGTACAGGTTCACCGATTTCTTTTTCGCGCCATTATCAAGGTGTTATTGTTACTCCCTTTGTTAGGTGCCGGAAGATCTGCGTTCGCCCAAACCGATACCGCAGATGCCGTTACCACAGCAGATACCGTTCCGGTAAGGCGTTATTATCAGCCACCATCGGCCGCGGCAACCCTGCTCGATTCGGTAGCCAATGCGCTGGCCAATCGCCAATATCTCATCGGCGATTCCTTGTCCAAGATCTACATTAATAAACCCGACCCCGAACGGCATAACCAGTTCGTGGATACCATGTTCAAGTACAATTTGTACAAAGAGTATGGTTTTTATAAACAGCCTGGCCGTTTCAAGAGCATGTTGCGCGAGGGTAGTGTAAGGCGTACACGTGATCAGTGGGTCATGGTGATCATCGTATCGTTGCTGGTATATATGGGGCTGCTCAACCGGGCCTTGAGCCATGATATCAAGAACGTGGTGCAGTCGTTTTACAACACCCGAATCTTGTCGCAGGTTAGTAAGGAAGAGAACCTCCTTAACTCATGGACCTTTATTGGCCTGTTCGTGCTTTTTGGTTTCACGTTCGGGCTGTTCTTGTACCAGGTCACCAACTATTATGAGATGTTCTACAGCATTAGTGGGGTGCAGCTTTTCGGCTTCTTTTCACTGCTGGTATTCGGCCTTTTTGCGGTCAAATTACTGATCTTGCGCTTCCTTGGTTTCGTATTCAAAGTGGATCGCTTAGTGCGCGAATATATCTCGGTATTGTACCTTACTTATTTCAATATCACGTTCGTTTTTATACCAGTGTCGCTTTGCTTTAGCTTATTGGCAGCCAGATATATACCTTTTATACTGATGCTGGCACTGATCACGGTAGTGGTCATATTTGTTTGGCAATATTTGCGTAGCAGTGTGAATATCATATCCAACTTTAAATTTCATAAATTCTATTTGTTTACGTATCTTTGTGCCCTCGAAATTTGCCCGATATTGATACTGGTAAAGGCGTTGAATAATTAA
- a CDS encoding NADH:flavin oxidoreductase/NADH oxidase, whose product MARLFSPLQLKDIQLKNRITVSPMCQYSSDDGFANDWHLAHLGSFATGGAALIITEAAAVSPEGRITYADLGIWKDEHIEKLKQITSFIIQQGAVPGIQLAHAGRKASHEKPWLGGKQFPAGHEKGWATVAPSALAFTDSEEAPLELDQAGIDKVKADFNAGAKRALEAGFQVAEIHAAHGYLLHQFYSPLSNERKDDYGGSFENRIRLTIEVVEAVQEVWPADHPLFVRISATDWTDGGWTIEDSVKLAEVLKQKGVDLVDTSSGGNVPKAAIPNTPGYQVGFAAQIKKETGIMTGAVGLITSAAQANAIIEQEQADLVLMAREMLRDPHFALRAAHELGQNISWPAQYERAKWH is encoded by the coding sequence ATGGCGCGACTATTTTCACCACTTCAACTCAAAGATATTCAACTCAAGAACCGCATCACGGTATCGCCCATGTGCCAGTACAGCAGTGACGACGGTTTCGCTAACGACTGGCATTTGGCTCATTTAGGCTCGTTCGCTACCGGAGGCGCAGCATTGATCATTACCGAGGCTGCCGCGGTATCACCCGAAGGGCGCATCACTTACGCCGATCTGGGTATTTGGAAGGACGAACACATCGAAAAGCTGAAGCAGATCACCAGTTTCATTATCCAGCAAGGCGCTGTGCCGGGCATTCAATTGGCGCATGCTGGTCGTAAGGCCAGTCACGAAAAGCCCTGGCTGGGCGGCAAGCAGTTCCCTGCCGGGCACGAAAAAGGTTGGGCTACCGTAGCACCAAGTGCGTTGGCCTTTACCGATAGTGAGGAAGCACCGTTGGAGCTGGATCAGGCAGGTATCGATAAGGTGAAGGCCGATTTCAACGCTGGGGCTAAACGTGCTTTGGAGGCAGGCTTTCAGGTGGCCGAGATACATGCGGCGCATGGCTACCTGTTGCATCAGTTCTACTCCCCATTAAGCAACGAGCGCAAAGATGACTATGGCGGCTCGTTCGAGAACCGTATCCGTTTGACGATTGAGGTGGTTGAGGCCGTACAAGAAGTATGGCCGGCTGACCACCCGCTGTTCGTGCGCATCTCGGCCACCGATTGGACCGACGGCGGCTGGACGATCGAAGATTCGGTTAAGCTTGCCGAAGTTTTAAAGCAAAAAGGTGTAGATTTGGTGGATACGTCCTCAGGCGGTAACGTGCCTAAGGCCGCTATCCCTAACACGCCAGGTTACCAGGTAGGGTTCGCAGCGCAGATCAAAAAGGAAACCGGTATCATGACCGGAGCGGTCGGGCTGATCACTAGCGCGGCACAGGCCAACGCGATCATTGAGCAGGAACAGGCCGATCTGGTATTAATGGCGCGAGAGATGCTGCGCGATCCGCATTTTGCTTTACGGGCAGCGCATGAGCTGGGGCAAAATATTTCGTGGCCGGCACAATATGAACGTGCTAAATGGCATTAA
- the porK gene encoding T9SS ring complex lipoprotein PorK/GldK, giving the protein MKTRYFLLLLLVGGILSSCNTSDRGEVLGVRARSFKAELPAGMVYVPGGTFLMGQTDQDVTFAQIAQTKQVTVSPFFMDQTETTNSQYHQFVNWVRDSIAISNYLNDDKYYVKPKEASSNGRKFINWEYVKRNPIWRGASKKGQSSNLSKLDGMYYQGDDRVFDRNEVDVRMLKYNYATLDLREASNQRFDKTKKRADFIFRDTVAIYPDTLSWLNDFSYAANEPMVESYFSHPSYLNYPVVGVTWRQAKAYAIWRSRYNDAYKDAHSMPHRAMYSLPTEAEFEYASRGGRLGTDYPWGGPYIKNAKGCLMANFKPGRGDYAADGGPQTVNVRSYFPNDYGLYNMAGNVSEWTMSAFDEAATTFVHDMNPTFNYNAKETDPQVMKRKVVRGGSWKDIGYFLQNSTRSYEYQDTAKSYIGFRCVTHFVGRDFRDKR; this is encoded by the coding sequence ATGAAGACACGGTACTTTCTTTTATTATTGTTGGTTGGGGGGATATTGAGCAGTTGTAACACAAGCGATAGAGGAGAGGTGCTTGGGGTTCGTGCCCGGTCTTTCAAAGCTGAGTTGCCCGCAGGTATGGTTTATGTACCGGGCGGAACTTTCTTGATGGGACAGACCGATCAGGACGTTACTTTCGCGCAGATCGCGCAAACTAAGCAGGTAACGGTGTCGCCGTTCTTTATGGACCAGACCGAGACCACCAATAGCCAGTATCATCAATTTGTGAACTGGGTGCGCGACTCGATCGCCATCAGCAATTATCTTAATGATGATAAGTATTACGTGAAGCCTAAAGAGGCTTCATCCAACGGTCGTAAGTTCATTAATTGGGAGTACGTGAAACGTAACCCGATCTGGAGAGGTGCATCTAAAAAAGGTCAGTCATCTAACCTGAGCAAACTGGATGGTATGTACTACCAGGGTGACGACCGAGTTTTTGACCGCAATGAGGTAGACGTGCGTATGTTGAAATACAACTATGCTACACTTGATCTGCGTGAGGCCTCTAACCAGCGTTTCGACAAGACCAAAAAACGTGCGGACTTCATCTTCCGTGATACGGTAGCCATTTATCCTGATACCCTGTCATGGCTTAACGATTTCTCATATGCGGCTAACGAGCCAATGGTCGAAAGCTATTTCTCACACCCATCGTATTTAAATTATCCTGTGGTAGGCGTTACCTGGCGTCAGGCTAAAGCTTACGCTATATGGCGTTCACGTTATAACGATGCTTATAAAGATGCGCACAGCATGCCACACCGTGCTATGTACAGCCTGCCTACCGAGGCAGAATTTGAATATGCTTCGCGCGGTGGCCGTTTGGGTACCGATTATCCATGGGGTGGCCCTTACATCAAGAATGCAAAAGGCTGCTTAATGGCCAACTTCAAACCAGGCCGTGGCGATTATGCTGCCGATGGTGGCCCTCAAACGGTGAACGTGCGTTCATACTTCCCTAATGACTATGGTCTGTACAATATGGCCGGTAACGTATCAGAGTGGACCATGTCGGCCTTTGATGAGGCAGCTACTACATTTGTACATGACATGAACCCTACGTTTAACTACAACGCAAAAGAGACCGACCCTCAGGTGATGAAACGCAAGGTGGTACGCGGCGGGTCATGGAAGGATATTGGCTACTTTTTACAGAACTCTACCCGCAGTTATGAGTACCAGGACACTGCCAAGTCATATATAGGCTTCCGCTGTGTAACTCACTTTGTTGGCCGCGACTTTAGAGATAAGCGATAA
- a CDS encoding M28 family metallopeptidase, whose translation MHQYHKIGLLAAMALTATVTVFGQRAGADGANLIKADSYCRYVKELASDDLKGRMPFTDGETRTIAYLEKQFKDLDLLPGNKGSYVQQVPMVAITCDPQERMTINAPDNSFSLDGFKDYVLWTRRTDANIDVQNEELVFAGFGITAPEFKHDDYAGLDVKDKIVVVLVNDPGFYDPKQFKGKTMTYYGRWTYKYDEAARHGAKGCLIIHDTAPAAYGFGVVQNSWKTTKLYLDSRGKESYKCAFEGWLSMPGAEKLLQATGTNYQTLLKAALRPGFKPIPMGLRASTGLKVTPVYKTSKNVAAMIRGAWRPEECVIYSAHWDHFGISKPNAKGDSIYNGAVDNASGTAALLELAKAFKESKSRPARSILFLAVTAEEQGLWGSAYYAEKPIFAKEKTVADINMDMLYPYGKTKDIGLVGYGQSELEDLLQDEAESQGRYVAPEADPSKGMYFRSDHFNFAKIGIPALYIESGIDLVGKGKESGRKLHEEFNSKRYHTPDDQYDAATWDVSGTVQDLQLLYKVGYRLSSTTNLWPQWKPRSEFRAVREKYMKP comes from the coding sequence ATGCATCAATATCATAAAATAGGCTTACTGGCGGCAATGGCATTAACGGCTACGGTCACGGTGTTCGGCCAGCGTGCTGGTGCCGATGGCGCTAACCTGATCAAGGCCGATAGCTATTGCCGGTATGTAAAGGAGCTAGCCTCCGACGACCTTAAAGGCCGTATGCCATTTACCGACGGCGAAACGCGCACCATCGCTTATCTTGAGAAGCAATTTAAGGACCTTGACCTGTTGCCCGGCAACAAAGGTAGCTATGTGCAGCAGGTGCCCATGGTGGCCATTACCTGCGATCCACAGGAGCGAATGACCATTAATGCGCCTGATAATAGCTTTTCGTTAGATGGTTTCAAGGACTATGTGCTTTGGACCCGCCGTACCGATGCCAATATCGATGTGCAGAACGAGGAACTCGTTTTCGCCGGCTTTGGGATCACTGCACCCGAGTTCAAGCATGATGATTACGCCGGATTGGATGTCAAAGATAAGATCGTGGTGGTATTGGTGAACGACCCTGGATTTTATGATCCCAAACAGTTCAAAGGCAAGACCATGACCTATTATGGTCGGTGGACCTACAAATACGACGAAGCTGCGCGTCACGGCGCCAAGGGTTGCCTCATCATCCATGACACGGCCCCGGCCGCTTACGGCTTTGGTGTGGTGCAGAACAGTTGGAAGACCACCAAGCTATATCTTGACAGCCGCGGTAAGGAAAGCTATAAATGCGCCTTTGAAGGCTGGCTGTCAATGCCCGGTGCCGAAAAGTTGTTACAGGCTACAGGTACCAATTATCAAACGCTTTTGAAGGCAGCTTTGAGACCGGGCTTCAAACCCATTCCTATGGGACTGCGGGCCTCTACCGGCTTAAAGGTGACGCCGGTCTACAAAACATCGAAGAACGTGGCGGCCATGATCAGGGGTGCCTGGCGGCCCGAAGAGTGTGTGATCTATTCGGCGCATTGGGACCATTTCGGCATATCTAAACCTAACGCCAAAGGTGACAGCATTTATAACGGCGCTGTTGATAATGCCAGCGGTACCGCCGCCCTGTTGGAGTTGGCCAAGGCATTTAAAGAAAGCAAAAGCCGCCCTGCCCGCAGCATACTGTTCCTGGCGGTCACTGCCGAGGAACAGGGTTTGTGGGGCTCGGCATATTATGCCGAGAAACCGATCTTTGCCAAAGAGAAGACCGTAGCCGATATCAATATGGATATGCTTTACCCCTATGGCAAGACCAAGGATATTGGTTTGGTAGGATACGGGCAATCAGAACTGGAAGACCTTTTACAGGACGAAGCCGAATCGCAAGGACGATATGTAGCACCAGAAGCTGATCCATCCAAAGGAATGTACTTCCGGTCTGACCATTTCAATTTCGCTAAGATCGGTATACCGGCATTGTATATTGAAAGTGGCATCGACCTGGTAGGCAAAGGGAAGGAGTCAGGCCGTAAACTGCACGAAGAATTTAACAGCAAGCGCTACCACACACCCGATGACCAGTATGATGCTGCCACCTGGGATGTGAGCGGTACTGTTCAGGACCTTCAATTACTCTATAAAGTGGGTTATCGGTTATCATCTACCACCAACTTGTGGCCGCAATGGAAACCGAGGTCGGAGTTCAGAGCGGTACGCGAGAAGTATATGAAGCCGTAA
- a CDS encoding uroporphyrinogen-III synthase: MTLEDRKKKVKSILVTLPKPENDKNPYAELAKKLNLKIDFRSFIHVEGVPAREFRKERINLPDFTAVIFTSRNSADHFFRICEEMRYEVPVDLKYFCLSETIALYLQKYIQYRKRKIFFGKQTAADLAEVLKKHSGEKFLYPCSDVAAEETQRFLAENGYDFTPAVLFRTVCSDLSDLAEVFYDVIAFFSPSSIVSLYQNFPDFKQNNTRIAAFGATTHKAVLEAGLILDIPAPTPGAPSMTMAIEQYVKQANK, from the coding sequence CTGACATTGGAAGATAGAAAGAAAAAGGTCAAGAGTATATTGGTTACCTTGCCTAAACCTGAGAACGACAAGAACCCTTACGCCGAACTGGCTAAGAAGCTTAATCTGAAGATAGATTTCAGGTCGTTCATCCATGTGGAGGGTGTTCCGGCACGCGAGTTCCGCAAGGAGCGTATCAACCTGCCCGATTTTACCGCTGTTATTTTCACCAGCCGCAACTCGGCCGATCATTTCTTCCGCATTTGCGAAGAGATGCGTTACGAGGTGCCTGTTGATCTTAAATACTTCTGCCTTTCTGAGACCATCGCGCTTTACCTTCAAAAATACATTCAGTACCGTAAACGCAAGATATTTTTTGGCAAGCAAACCGCTGCCGACCTTGCCGAGGTATTGAAAAAGCATTCTGGCGAGAAATTTCTTTACCCTTGCTCGGATGTAGCGGCCGAAGAGACCCAGCGTTTCCTGGCCGAGAACGGTTATGACTTCACCCCTGCGGTATTGTTCCGTACCGTATGCAGCGACCTGAGCGATCTGGCCGAGGTGTTCTATGATGTTATTGCGTTCTTTAGTCCGTCGAGCATCGTCTCGTTATATCAGAACTTTCCTGACTTTAAACAAAATAATACCCGTATAGCTGCCTTTGGTGCCACCACGCACAAGGCTGTTTTAGAGGCGGGCCTCATCCTTGATATCCCTGCGCCTACGCCTGGTGCGCCATCCATGACGATGGCCATTGAGCAGTATGTGAAACAGGCCAACAAATAA
- the porL gene encoding type IX secretion system motor protein PorL/GldL — protein MAGKRKGKFGIGNIVSFGATIVIIGLLFKIQHWAYAEWFITIGLLTEAFLFFLLGLQPEAVEVDWTKAYPELADDYVGEPVKRVAPTAPVGIGSTAALDKMLADAKINPELIGTLGEGLKTFGDKVASISKVADAGAATTEFAGKVKAASASYDGLSVAFSKASANLAEMANSGVDSKAYHEQVNNLAKNLSALNAVYELELQDSSAHLKAMNKFYQNLSSTMNNFNESLEDSRSFKEEVGRLAKNLGSLNAIYGNMLAAMNQPRA, from the coding sequence ATGGCTGGCAAAAGAAAAGGAAAATTCGGCATCGGCAATATCGTGTCATTTGGTGCTACTATTGTGATCATTGGTCTGTTGTTCAAAATTCAACACTGGGCTTATGCTGAATGGTTCATCACTATTGGTTTATTAACTGAGGCTTTCTTATTTTTCTTATTAGGTCTGCAACCAGAAGCAGTTGAGGTCGATTGGACAAAAGCTTATCCGGAACTGGCCGACGATTACGTTGGTGAGCCTGTAAAACGTGTTGCTCCAACTGCACCTGTTGGCATCGGCAGCACCGCTGCATTAGACAAAATGTTGGCTGACGCTAAGATCAACCCTGAACTGATCGGTACCTTAGGCGAAGGTTTGAAGACCTTTGGTGACAAAGTTGCCTCTATCTCTAAAGTGGCTGACGCAGGTGCTGCTACTACTGAGTTCGCAGGTAAAGTTAAAGCTGCGAGTGCAAGCTACGATGGCTTGAGCGTTGCGTTCAGCAAAGCATCAGCTAACCTTGCCGAAATGGCTAACTCAGGTGTTGATTCAAAAGCTTATCACGAGCAAGTGAACAACCTGGCCAAAAACCTGTCGGCCCTTAACGCCGTTTACGAGTTGGAATTGCAAGATTCAAGCGCTCACTTGAAAGCCATGAACAAATTCTACCAGAACCTTTCATCGACAATGAACAACTTCAACGAGTCGTTGGAAGATTCAAGATCATTCAAAGAAGAAGTTGGTCGCTTAGCTAAGAACTTAGGTTCATTGAACGCGATATATGGTAACATGCTTGCGGCTATGAACCAGCCACGTGCCTAA
- a CDS encoding UbiD family decarboxylase — protein MGYPSLSACINDLEKHGHLIRIKEEVDPYLQMAAIHLRVFEHEGPAILFENVKGSKFPALSNLFGTLDRSKFIFRDTLEKVKTLVDIKTDPMRAIRNPFKYANVALNALSALPMKVGKRAPVSFGRTHISALPQIVNWPMDGGPFVTMPQVYTEDADKPGIMNANLGMYRIQLAGNEYVTDREIGLHYQLHRGIGVHQTKANAKGQPLKVSIFVGGPPSHPVAAVMPLPEGLSEMTFAGALGNRRFRYFYDAEGFCLSADADFVITGTVMPHDNKPEGPFGDHLGYYSLTHPFPLMKVHNVYHRKDAVWSFTVVGRPPQEDTSFGALIHEITGSALPAEIPGLHAVNAVDAAGVHPLLFAIGSERYTPYLKERRPQEILTIANHILGKNQLSLAKYLFIAAKEDDPSLNINNIEGFLRHVLERIDLTRDLHFYTKTTIDTLDYSGSGLNSGSKVAIAAAGEKKRDLWHELPAGFELPRPFNIFKMAMPGVLAIEIPKFVHNDDLVQAISILESYLADTDLNGLPLMVLCDDAGFTAQNINNLVWVTFTRSNPSHDIYGINSFIEHKHWGCHGPMIINARIKPHHAPVLEKDPSTERSVDKLAESGGSLHGVI, from the coding sequence ATGGGATACCCAAGTTTAAGCGCCTGCATTAACGACCTCGAAAAACACGGACACCTTATACGCATCAAAGAAGAGGTAGACCCTTACCTGCAAATGGCGGCCATCCACTTGCGGGTGTTCGAGCATGAGGGCCCTGCCATTTTATTCGAGAACGTGAAGGGCAGTAAATTCCCGGCGCTCTCCAACCTTTTCGGCACGCTCGACCGCTCAAAATTTATCTTTAGAGATACATTGGAAAAGGTAAAGACCTTGGTGGACATCAAGACCGATCCTATGCGTGCGATCAGGAACCCGTTCAAGTATGCTAACGTTGCACTCAATGCGCTATCGGCTTTGCCCATGAAGGTAGGCAAGCGCGCACCGGTCAGCTTTGGACGTACGCATATCAGCGCCTTGCCACAGATCGTGAACTGGCCTATGGATGGCGGCCCTTTTGTGACCATGCCACAGGTATATACCGAAGATGCCGACAAACCTGGTATCATGAACGCCAACCTGGGTATGTACCGTATACAGTTGGCGGGCAATGAATATGTGACCGACCGCGAGATCGGCCTGCATTACCAATTGCATAGGGGCATTGGCGTACACCAAACCAAGGCTAACGCCAAAGGCCAGCCACTCAAGGTAAGCATTTTTGTGGGTGGTCCACCATCGCACCCTGTTGCCGCCGTGATGCCCTTACCCGAAGGATTATCTGAAATGACCTTTGCCGGCGCACTGGGTAACCGCCGCTTCCGGTATTTTTACGATGCCGAAGGCTTTTGCTTATCGGCCGATGCCGACTTTGTGATCACCGGTACGGTAATGCCCCATGATAATAAGCCCGAAGGACCATTTGGTGACCACCTGGGCTATTACAGCCTTACCCATCCCTTCCCGCTCATGAAGGTGCATAACGTTTATCATCGTAAAGATGCCGTTTGGTCGTTCACCGTGGTAGGCCGCCCACCTCAGGAAGATACCAGTTTTGGAGCGCTCATTCATGAGATCACCGGGTCGGCCCTGCCTGCTGAGATACCCGGACTGCATGCGGTGAACGCGGTAGACGCCGCGGGCGTGCATCCGCTATTATTTGCTATTGGCAGCGAGCGCTATACCCCATACTTAAAAGAACGCCGCCCGCAAGAGATCCTCACCATTGCGAATCACATATTGGGCAAGAATCAGCTAAGCCTGGCCAAATATCTGTTCATTGCCGCCAAAGAGGATGACCCTTCACTAAATATCAATAACATAGAAGGCTTTTTGCGGCATGTACTGGAACGCATAGACCTTACCCGCGACCTGCATTTTTACACCAAGACCACCATTGACACGCTCGATTACAGCGGCAGCGGACTTAACAGCGGCAGCAAGGTGGCCATAGCTGCAGCGGGTGAAAAAAAACGTGACCTTTGGCACGAACTACCAGCGGGTTTTGAACTGCCCCGACCGTTCAACATCTTCAAGATGGCTATGCCCGGCGTGCTGGCGATCGAGATACCTAAATTTGTACACAACGATGACCTGGTGCAGGCGATCAGCATTTTAGAGAGCTACTTGGCCGATACCGACCTCAATGGCTTGCCTTTAATGGTGCTTTGCGATGATGCCGGCTTCACTGCTCAAAATATCAACAACCTGGTATGGGTCACCTTCACCCGCAGCAATCCATCGCATGACATTTATGGCATCAACAGTTTTATTGAGCATAAGCATTGGGGCTGCCATGGACCAATGATCATAAACGCCCGTATCAAGCCGCATCATGCTCCGGTATTGGAAAAGGATCCATCCACCGAAAGATCAGTGGATAAGTTGGCCGAAAGCGGTGGCAGCCTGCATGGCGTGATCTGA
- a CDS encoding DUF4230 domain-containing protein: MPRLRTSLSFIFFLVIIGLLIGGFFYMKHEFNTVRTEVNEDVMVEKITSMGKLELVKYSMKDVLEKKQIHPILPDDRILFVAVGEVTACIDLTRVRKQDITRTDSLVTVTLPQPEICYAKLDHQRSKVYDVSGVLLPSTTRAMVEDVYKMAEKRLLDNARQQDITGKARENAQVIFKPLLEGISGKKVALQFK, translated from the coding sequence ATGCCGCGTTTACGTACATCGTTATCCTTTATATTTTTCCTGGTCATCATTGGCCTGCTCATAGGTGGATTTTTTTACATGAAGCACGAGTTCAATACCGTGCGCACCGAGGTGAATGAGGATGTGATGGTAGAAAAGATCACCAGTATGGGTAAGCTTGAACTGGTGAAGTACAGTATGAAGGATGTATTGGAGAAGAAACAGATCCACCCCATATTGCCTGACGACCGTATTCTTTTCGTGGCGGTAGGCGAGGTGACCGCCTGCATCGATCTTACCCGTGTGCGTAAGCAGGACATTACTCGTACCGATAGTTTAGTGACCGTTACCCTTCCTCAGCCCGAGATCTGTTACGCCAAGTTGGATCACCAGCGATCCAAGGTGTATGATGTAAGCGGGGTGCTGCTGCCCAGTACCACCAGGGCTATGGTAGAAGATGTTTACAAGATGGCCGAAAAGCGCCTGCTGGACAATGCCCGCCAACAAGACATCACCGGTAAGGCGCGTGAAAATGCGCAGGTAATATTCAAACCATTATTGGAGGGTATCTCTGGTAAGAAGGTGGCTCTGCAATTCAAATAA
- a CDS encoding OsmC family peroxiredoxin — MKRTATAHWNGTLKDGNGELTTQSTTLNKTQYSFKTRFEQGVGTNPEELLAAAHAGCFTMAVSAALTQQGFTPGNLDTAAILDLDMANLAVTGIHLEIKASTIDGVSEEVFRTVAEDAKKNCIISKALSVPFTLNVIYGA; from the coding sequence ATGAAACGTACCGCAACCGCACACTGGAACGGAACATTAAAAGATGGTAACGGCGAACTGACCACGCAAAGCACCACCCTTAACAAGACACAATATTCATTCAAGACCCGTTTTGAGCAAGGTGTAGGCACTAACCCAGAGGAGTTATTGGCCGCTGCACATGCAGGCTGTTTTACCATGGCTGTAAGCGCAGCCCTTACCCAACAAGGCTTCACTCCGGGTAACCTGGATACTGCCGCTATCCTTGACCTGGATATGGCTAACCTGGCCGTTACTGGTATTCACCTCGAGATCAAAGCAAGCACTATCGATGGTGTGAGCGAAGAGGTGTTCAGGACCGTGGCCGAGGATGCCAAAAAGAACTGTATCATCTCTAAAGCACTGAGTGTGCCTTTCACTCTTAACGTGATCTACGGAGCCTAA